Within Ictalurus furcatus strain D&B chromosome 3, Billie_1.0, whole genome shotgun sequence, the genomic segment cttcattttaaTTCACCCAAAATGCTGCAAATTAGATGTTTACAATGTTGATTGTAAGAGGAAAAGTGAAAAGCACATCTAAAAGCATGGCTGTATATGTATTTACGATATAATTCACTGTAAAAATGTTCTGTATTAAGCAGTAGTCCACATTGCTAACAACTTCAAAAACAAAAGGAAGGCAAATAATAATGGAAAACAAAGATAGGGCTTTTAGTCATCCTCTTATTAGGTAGCTCAATGGCAATGTGTACGTCATAAATAAATGTGGGGCCAACACAAAAGTTGAAACGAGGTCCACAAGCAAGACTCCACAGCTGTTTCCATAGCTGAAACAATAATTGGCCGCTCGTCCAAATCTCGAACCTGGAGAGCAATTGAAGCTCGTTTGTTGCAAACCTTTATGATATTCTCTCCACAGGCACCACTGCAATCATGTCTCATACCAAATACCTCTAACCAAAGCGTGTTAAAATGGTCGTGGCCCATAATATGTGTGAATTAAGCTGTCGGATCTTTTGTCCTTGTGTTTTCatagttatttttttccatatgaTTTTCATATCAAGAagcatgagaaaaagaaaggataaGGGAAAGAACAGTGTCTTTTCAATCTAAGCCATAAATCTTTTCAGCTAGGGCACTTTTATTAGTTAGCACAATGTCTAAATATTCTAAAATATCACCTAGCAAGATTCACACAGCTTCAGCTGATGCAGTCCCTCTCATAGGTCAAAACCATTAGATATTCTTGGTTCATTTAGAATGGAGTACTAAAAATGcacatgtttaacatttttctttcttttttttttctttttttttttttaaaaggaaggACACTACAGCAGTTGACAACTTAAACATAGTAATGTGATGCAAATTTGTAATTTTATAAACCTACAACTtgaaagtcttcttcaaaccgAATACATGTTCTTTGTCGTAGAGCCACTTTTGCTAGAGGTGTCATCGTGGGACTGGTATCCAAGAATGTTTTTGATGGGGAGATTCAGGCGCTCTTTGTATTGTTGCCTgtatgaaaggaagaaaaaagtatGCGTCACCCATAGaccacgtttacatggacagcaataatctaattattgaccttattctgagtaagacaatattctgattaaggtgtttacatgagttgcttttagaatatacagtctctcacaaaagtgagtacacccctcacatttttgtaaatatttgattatatcttttcatgtgacgacactgaagaaatgacactttgctacaatgtaaagtagtgagtgtacagcttgtgttacagtgtaaatttgtttataataaAGTTCTACatcccctcaaaataattcaacacacatccattaatgtctaaaccgctggcaacaaaagtgagtacacccctaagtgaaaatgtctaaattgggcccaaagtgtcaatattttgtgtggccactattactttccagcactgccttaaccctcttgggcatggagttcaccagagcttcacaggttgacACTGAAGTCCTCTTCCACAACTCCATGAtaacatcatggagctggtggatgttagagaccttgtgctcctccaccttccgtttgaggatgccccacagatgctcaatagggtttaagtctggagacatgcttggccagtccatcaccttcaccctcaggttctttagcaaggcagtggtcgtcttggaggtgtgtttggggtcgttatcatgctggaatactgccctgtggaaCAGTCTCCGAAGGCATTCCgaagtacatgttggcattcatggttccctcaatgaactgtagctccccagtgccggcagcactcatgcagcctcagaccatgacactcctgccaccatgcttgactgtaggcaagacacacttgtctttgtactcctcacctggttgccgccacacacgcttgacaccatctgaaccaaataagtttatcttggtctcatcagaccacaggacatggttccagtaatccatgtccttagtctgcttgtcttcagcaaactgtttgcgggctttcttgtgcatcatctttagaagaggcttccttctgggatgacagccatgcagaaaaatttgatgcagtgtgcggcgtatggtctgagcactgacagtcTGAcctcccaccccttcaacctctgcagcaatgctggcagcactcatacgtctatttcctaaagacaacctctggatatgacgctgagcacgtgcactcaacttctttggtcgaccatggcgaggcctgttctgagtggaacctgtcctgttaaaccaccgtatggtcttggccaccgtgctgcagctcagtgtcagggtcttgacaatcttcttatagcctaggccatctttatgtagagcaacaattctttttttcagatcctcagagagttctttgccatgaggtgccacgttgaacttccagtgaccagtatgagagtgtgagagagcgatgacaccaaatttaacacacctgctccccattcacacctgagaccttgtaacactaacaagtcacatgccactggggagggaaaatggctaactgggcccaatttggacattttcacttaggggtgtactcacttttgttgccagcggtttagacattaatgcctgtgtgttgagttattttgaggggacagcaaatttacactgttacacaagctgtacactcactactttacattgtagcaaagtgttatttcttcagtgttgtcacattaaaagatataatcaaatatttacaaaattgtgaggggtgtactcacttttgtgagatactgtacctttcatgttcctgttttacatgttatagaacatagatcgattaacgtcacacgtcattatgtccccacgccacgcggtccgacgttccctccagaatttcacgtatcgacttacagttcgtcttcgttatggtaccgtatacagttttgggtgtttcatttttaattttacgaacgcttcaagtgcagttaattatgtcatgctatacatgcaaatatatGACTGCTttaagccatgggctgcgtctgaATCCGCGTACATACccactaataaataaattatatataagtTGAAATACATGCacctcgcctactatatagtaggtaagtacgcaatttcggacgcagccatgctctcgtTTGCTGTCAAACgattgagcactgccgtgtgtgtatatgtcctgtcacaaaatgtggtgaaaactcccacacggtgttaatagtgtgattaaggtgtgtacatgtctataatgcacgtcgataatgaaactaaaacaggaatactccacgtcttaattcaatttgtttttactttgagtatgactttagccggattaagatcatcaataatcgctgtttacatgataatttcttaatcagagtattgtcttaatcgggttaatatcggattattttTGTCCACGTAAACGTACTGATAGTCACACATGGAGAATTGATCTAACTGACTGGAAAGAACTCTAGGTGTGATGAAGAATACAATAATGCTACAGGAATGATCAAATACAAAAATTTGGTCACaactaaaatattaaacaatgtGATATTCAGTTCCTCCTGAATGTGATTAGCCCCTAGTGGGCAAGGGTCATGCATACAGAAGCTGAAAGCTGCATACAGAAGCTCATAGCTCACAGCTCACAGCTGGCATTAGTTTAAACACAACTACAAAATAATATAACTCACCCTATCGTCATAATAGCGTCCTTATTTTGGCAGTTGCCTGTCCAGATGGATATTTTATCCCCCTTTGGACGAACATTAACTACCGCTCCACAAACATCCTCACTGGCTTCATCAAAAGACTCGCCAATTAAACACAACAGCtgcaaaacacatcaaataaagCAATGTTAAAACAATGCACAAATAATTAAGATACAGGGCTTTTGTtcagaaacaaaacactttgaggaaagaaaaaagcttACCGTCTCCATCCAGTAGCGATCAAGGTCATTGTGTCGCTGCTGTTTGCTGAGCGTCATCAACCACCTCCCTCCAAGTTTATTCCTGTCATCCTCCCACATGGGCTTGATCCCATCCTGAGACACAGAGCACCCACAACATACACAGTGTGTGATCAGAACGCTGGTGCAGACATTTTACagtcaaaagaaacaaaaaatgtcTTTCTAGCATACcttaaataaacagtaatcaCAGCCAAATCCAAGTTTACTGGGTTGTTGTATGTGGTTATATAACCTGTAAGattaaaacagaacagaaacagattATTTCTAAGACGACTGagattatttaatgttttgacAAATCAACACTAAAAAGAACAGCATGAGTACTGTAAGAGTTACAAATTACAAAGTGGCACTTACGCCCAGAAATCTTCCACTGTGTCAAACTTGGAGATCAGTCGCAGATTTTCTGTCCAGCTTTTGCTCTTATCATTTTTGAAATACCAGAGAGCCCATCTGCAGAGAGGATACAGTGGAAACTTGAATAAGAGCTTAACTAAGGACTAAATCCCTACATTAGACAAATATTCAAACTTATCACATGAAAGGATTACAGAATTGTTAAACAGATAAATGTACCTAATGGCAAAACTCTTGCTGTGGTTGAAATATTCATTGTTGAGAGTAACGTTATTCAGATAGCATACTTTATCCGGACAGAAAGGGGGGTGAAGGTGTACATATACAggtcataaataaaaacaagaatggTCCAAAGTCCAATAACCagcgagagaaaaagaaaagaaaaaagtttacaAATGCTACAGAGGTTTTGGTCTATATATGTAATTTAGCTAATAAACTGTCTggaaaacagtagtaaaatacacaggggaaaaaaagttaacTGAGTTTGATGATATTTTAAGTTCCTAAAAAGACACAGAAGATTAAGTATGAAAAAATAATGAAGTCAAATCAGCAGCATCAATTCAGcaccatttcatttgtaatcattaaaaaaaaaaaaaaaaacataaccatAGCAACGATCTCTCAGAAAAGTGCATCGTGAAATCATGTCACGATgtcgatattatatcgatatatcgcccagccctacttgTCAGTCAGTCTGACAATTCTGGagtatccacccatccatcttctaccgcttactccttttcagggtcacgggaaacctggagcctatcccagggagcatcgggcacaaggcggggtacaccctggacagggtgccagtccatcacagggcacaatcacatacacacgcacgcacccattcatacactacggacactttggacatgccaatcagcctaccatgcatgtctttggactgggggaggaaaccggagtacccggaggaaacccccgcagcacggggagaacatgcaaactccgcgcacacagagccgcgggaatcaaGCCcacaaccctggcggtgtgaggtgaacgtgcgaacgtgctaaccactaagccaccgtgcgcccaattCTGGAGTACGGTCCAAAGGAAATTAAAAACCatattatttatactgtatgtacggACTCATGGTTCTTTATCCTAAGACTGATACAGAACGATTTGACACTTGCAACAGGTGACACAAATCTGGCATGCAAGTTGCTTTTCATTAGCCGAAGATGGTTTTTTGTCTTAGTTGGATTAAGGAcgagtctccatcagtgtgCTTATGTTATCAGATTTTCAGAACGCTTCCATTTGAAAGAATAAGCGCTTCAGTAAAAGGGAGCGTAGATACTTTTCTTCACCATGTCAGACTCAACTACAGAAACTTTAGAGCATGATCAGACAGACTTTAACTGGAATATGTAGCAATTCCAGCTCATGAACTATGCTACTGGTTTGTATGTGCACTACCCTGGGTGGAGGGTAGGAGGGAGGGAGATGGATATCTTTTTATCTCTCcatctgtgttttttctttctgtatgaGCATCATTAAATTTGTTTGTgtaatggtttaaaataaaagtatttcaatatgaaaaaataaaatgctacagAGGGTATTCAAAGCGACACTCGGAACGAGTGCGGCTTCTCGTTGGTGCAGAGAGAGTGCAAAGCTGAGCGGCGTGTAGCAACAAGGCCGACAGCTCTAGAAACACAATCACTCATCATGTGTGCTCAGTACTTCCTACTGGGCACAGCAAAGTGACAGACTgttacagtatctctctctctcacacaatctcacacacacaatccatgGTAGCAGAAGCCACACTGACAGACACTGTGAGGAACATGATGGCAGGAAAGAGAAAGTAGGATCTGATGCCATGAAGCATTTTATCTCGTCTAGGTTGCCAGGAAGGTCCTGACCCGTATCGTATTGGGGAATCCCGAACTGGATGGATTATAATGAGAAACAAGGCCAGTATGAAATTCAGGTAGTGTGTGGTTTTTGTTTCAAGTAGTACTGTTACCTGTTTTGCAAAGGGTGTTTAATGTACTGTTCAGGACTGGCAGCAACTGGTGTGGGACTATCACTCGAGCCCTCTTCACTTTCAGGTCCTCGCTGcatgaataacaacaacattacTTCAAATGTATTCTGTAAACATGAATTCATAATATTCGTATCTTCACATTTAATTATGGTTAGAGAACTTGGCctagaaatatttaaatatagagCACAGCAAATGAAGCAGAAGGAATAACTAAGCAACGCAGAGCTACATACTGAAAAGCATCAGCTAGAGAAGTGGAAACAGAGCTACTGGGAAAATTCCTTCTCCTCGTATAATCCCGGGTATAATAATCCCGGGTTCATAGAGATTTACACTCACTGCTTGTGTGAGTGAATACGTTCAGAAAGCAATCTGCCAAATACAACACACCCTCTACTGGCGGAACAACAATCCAGCTCATCACGAATCCAGCTCATCCTATGTTAGCCTGCTAGCTAATATGACTTCATTCAGAACTACAACACCGCGCCTCAAATCCACGTCCAgatatttctgcaaaaaagttctagaaaattaaAGCACTCTCAAGCCTAGGATGATTAAACCTATGGatgggtgtgaatgagtgccGGGGTCAGCACGGTGTTCCCCTGTAAAAGAGAGCTAGCAAAAGCTGCAGCCAACACACGTGTCCAACTGGCCAGAAATAACCGACAAGCCGGCAAAAACACACACCGAGTGCATCCGTTTAAAACTAACGAACACGACAACCGAAAATGAGGTGTTAACgcgagctaaaaaaaaatgtccaccATAAGCACCGTTGTGTCTCTAACTGCCGACAGGCAATGCCCCCCGAACAAGTCCATTTAGAAGATAATTAGCTAGCAATAGCTTAGCATCGGTGCTCGTCCACCCCAAGTTGAGAAGCAGAGCGCGCGCCCCAACTCTTTCCACACAGACATCAGAACCGCCACTGTTCAGATGAGCTGAGCGAAAACAGCCCAGAAATACACAGGAACATCAGCTTTGTCATTTCAGAAACGCATGAAACGAGCAAACTAGGTGCACCCCTTTCTCCCTTACCGGCTCCGAAGTCGCCATCTTGCTTGTAAAATTCTTCTGGCTCTTCGTTACGTCACACTGCCAACCGGAAACTACGGCAACCGCTGAAGTCACGCGGACTCCTACACCGCGTCACTGCTAATGAATGACTCACGTCTGAAAGCCCACGCTTCAACACACAGCCCCAGCCACACGACTGCTGTTCATGAAACTTACTAGCTACTGTCACCTTCTACCGTGTTATTCCATAAAGCtccatcttttattattattattattattattattaaatagatATCTCCACTGTTTTCATTTAACTCTGAACATTCTGAACTCTTAAGGCAGGGGTTTCTGAACTAGGGGTCCTGGGCTGGATTTACAAATTGTGTCCTCACAATTTcctcttttgtttcattcattcatttattacacaaattaatatataaaataaatatatcaaagaCTGAATTTGTGTGCTAATATTCTGAAATGTCACCAGGAGTCATATTCAGGCAGGCCCTATTTAAATTAATAGGGTACATGATATAATATATGAGGCATAgtggcttagttgttagcacgtttgcctcgcacttccagggttgggggcccGATTCGCAcgtccaccctgtgtgcgtggagtttgcatgttctgcccgtgcttcgggggtttcctctgggtactcctgtttcctcccccagtccaacgacatgctgtgtaggctgattggcatctctaaagtgtctgtaagtgtgtgtgtgattgtgtcctgcaatgggttgtcaccgcatccagggtgtcctctgccttgtgccccgagtcccctggaataggctccaggatctcagtgaccctgtgtaggattaactagtacagaaaatggatggatggatgatcttGACTATCTTGACATGCTTCACTAGCATAAGTCAGCAATAAAAATGGTCAAATTTCCCCATCTACCTTCACTAAACAGTGTTGATTCTTATATTGAAGCCTTATGtaattttatgaataaaaaaaaaactcatgtaGGCTTCAAACCTACTGAAAGGTTTTgccttctggattttctaggtTAATAAATTCCTTTGTAAGGTCAGAGTTTTCAATTTGAGATGCAGCCTGTCACACAAAGCTCATCACTGTGAATGAAATCgagaaacattttaaagttcAGCTTGGAAGCCTTATGGCCAGGGATGCTTTGGCTCTAATGTGCCACTTGGTGAATATCAATTTTAAATCAtgcagagagtgtgtgaacaaTGCTGCTTATGCTGCCGCTGCTTTGCACATGTATGCAAAATCATTTGCCAAGTATAATCTGGGTACCTTTGCTTCGCTTTGGGCCGTATTACACCACCCTGTCAaggattattattttactataacaacaCAGCAATTACCACTAGACTGGTAAGTCAGTGCAATGAATATTCATTTTGTTGTAAGTCACTTATATTACACGTACACGTtactaacaaaataaaatgttcaaatattaCAGTGTTCCTAAATTATGAATCTGGATTTTAAGTACATGTAGGTCGCTCCATACCTCATCTCTTGGTGAGGTTATATCCTCACATAGGTTTTTGTACTACTGCTATGCGGATGACACTCAAGtcatcctctccttccctccctcagacactcatgtttccactcagatctcagcatgtctggcagacatctcatcatggatggcagctcatcatCTGAAAATTAAACTCAGCAAcactgaactgctgttcataccaggtgattcatcaccatgtcaggatcttgtgatctcactggacaactctctgatcTCACCTTTTGTCACTGTGCACCTTGGGCttaaccatggacaatcaagtctccttttcctctcacatcgctaatctgacacgctcatgtcgatttctcctttacaacattaGAAGGATTCGTCAatttctatccatacaggccactcaggtgcttgttcagtcccttgtcctttcgagactggactactgcaacccAATCCTGGCAGGTCTAACTCTGAGCACTATTCGACCTCTGCAGCTGATCCAGAATGCACAACTTGTTAtcaaccttcctaagttctcccacaccaccccattgctacggtccctccactggcttcctgtagctgcctgcatcagatttaaaacactgacgcttgcctacaaagccaaaaacggACCAGCACCCACCTGCCtcaaagcacttatcacaccccgcaCTGCACCACTCTCTCTCCGATGTTCTAGCACTGTTCAACTgttcccaccatctctcaggatACAAGGAAGatatgcatcaagactcttctctgttctggcacctaggtggtggaatgaacttcccttaGATGTCTGAGCtgctgagtcactggcagtcttcaaacAGCATCTAAAGACCTACAATCccctctgaaaatattggaacataatATAGAACGTAACACATGAACATAACACAtgaacaacatagaacataacACATTTAGTATCAAACCAcacaatttgtaggtgagcaaaaatactggaacaacctgactgacaggtgtttcttgttatccaggtgtgtcctgttcgATTGAttgtttaacaaataaatagctctgaacatctattcTTGGTTTTGCATTCAGTTTCAGctttgaagactgcatttgttgttaaaaggcATAAGTCAACATgcagatcagagagctgtctatgggagataAGTAATCTATTTTAAAGCTGACAAAAgtgggaaaatcaatcagaggcattgcacaaataTTAGGCCTAGCCAGtccaacaatttggaatgtcctaaaaaaaaaaatcccactgatgtactgagcaacagacactgaaagGGTCAGttaatgacagaaacattgtgagagctgttaagaaaacccccaaaacaacagtcattgacatcaccaataACCTCcatagggcaggggtgaaggtatcacaatccaccatttaaAAGAAgacttaaaataacaaaaatatagaggccatacaacAAGATGTATCAGAAAGTCAggttggaatttgcaaagaaatacagagatgagccacaaaagttctggacccaagattaacctctatcaaagtgatggaaataccaacgtgtggagaaagaaaggatctgttcatgatccaaaacagacaagctcatctgtgaaacatgttggaggtagtgtaatggcttgggcttgcatggctgcttctggaacacgctcactaatctttattgatgatgtaactcttgatgatagcagcagaatgaattcagaagtttacaggaacattttgtctgccagtttacagagaaatgcatccaatctaattggtaTGAACTTCataatgcagcaagacaatgacccaaaacacactgccaacacaacacagGACTTTATCAAGaagaaaaagtgaaaagttTTAGACCGGCCAAGTCAATAACCGGAGCTTAAttcaattgagcatgcatttaacctcctgaagaggagactgaagggagaacccccctccccccacccacccaaatCAAACAACAattgaaagaggctgcagtaaaagcctggaaaaacatcacaaatgaagaaaccaacactttggtgatgtcagtgagtcgcagtcgcagttattgcaagaaagggatatacaaccaaatattatgtgttatttaatttactttaagacttatctgttcctgtacttttgctcacctaaaaattgtgtggtttgatccaaaaggttctatgtttcgtgttgtttaacacatctagataaaataaaagctgaaacctAAATTCACGTCTCATATCTATCTTTGgatatcaaacccaaatgtctttgttgtatagcacaaacaaaaaaattggtCTTGCCATTTcagtagttttggaggggactgtacctCTTCTAAATTAGCacttcaattaaaaataaataaataaatagtgttgtctgtgtgcttttcttactatattacctctcTGACATAGTTTTTTGAATGATGGCATTCTTAATCCATGATCTAGTGAATCAGTTTCAGGATATACTTATTGACTGAGATtttaaagcacttctgtaaactgctctggataaaggctcctgccaaatgccataaatgtaaagttAAATGTAGCTTGGGCAAGGTTTGGGTTcgcagaaaaataataatatctatTTGGAGTCATTTGCTCAAACAGTTTGAGAACCTTTGCCTTAGGTTTCTTCAGTTGTTCCATTCAAAATAGAACCCTACAACGGAGTGTTTCCCTATCATAAAGGGTCCAAAGTACAATTTTTTTAGGAAGACTAGAAGCCTTATTTATCTATTGAACCcttacaaaaacattcaaatggCATTTTAGCGTACTCCcaccagaaaaaaaatcccagctTGTTGTAACTAGCTATCAATACACAGGCCAAGCTGGTCATGCTGGTGGACCAACTTTGCCAGCTGGGAACTAATTTTCCAGCTTCCTTGTTAATTGTCTAAACTGAACATTCTCAT encodes:
- the LOC128605531 gene encoding eukaryotic translation initiation factor 4E isoform X6 produces the protein MATSEPRGPESEEGSSDSPTPVAASPEQYIKHPLQNRWALWYFKNDKSKSWTENLRLISKFDTVEDFWALYNHIQQPSKLGFGCDYCLFKDGIKPMWEDDRNKLGGRWLMTLSKQQRHNDLDRYWMETLLCLIGESFDEASEDVCGAVVNVRPKGDKISIWTGNCQNKDAIMTIGQQYKERLNLPIKNILGYQSHDDTSSKSGSTTKNMYSV